A part of Halodesulfovibrio marinisediminis DSM 17456 genomic DNA contains:
- the rbsA gene encoding ribose ABC transporter ATP-binding protein RbsA — protein sequence MENELLRLEGIEKSFPGVKALDGVNLTVTAGRVMALVGENGAGKSTLMKVITGIYKRDAGIMTYLGQEVDFRGPAQSQDAGISIIHQELNLLPELSIAENIFLGREQTGMFGKIRWDQMYHEADALLRRLSVTRSSKTRLGDLGIGEQQMVEIAKALSFEARVIIMDEPTDALTDTETQALFSVINELRDAKYGVVYISHRLKEIFTICDDVTILRDGKFIAEMPVSDINEDTLIELMVGRKLEELYPRIAVAKGDVSLRTEKLSAHGVNEVSLEICEGEIVGIAGLMGAGRTELMKAIFGANPITGGSIFISGKKVDIYSPKDALEAGIALISEDRKADGLILDLSVKENMTLSALRHFSNAIGYINSTTEREAVSEYIDTFNIKTPSRRQPIGNLSGGNQQKVAIAKGLMTHPKILILDEPTRGVDVGAKKEIYQLINTFKKEGMSIILVSSDMPEILGMSDRIVVMHEGHISGEFTAAEANQENIMACAVGKKR from the coding sequence ATGGAAAACGAGCTTCTCAGACTGGAAGGCATCGAAAAAAGTTTCCCGGGTGTAAAAGCACTAGACGGAGTTAACCTTACCGTCACAGCCGGACGTGTTATGGCGCTTGTAGGCGAAAATGGCGCAGGCAAATCCACGCTTATGAAAGTTATCACGGGCATTTATAAACGTGATGCCGGAATCATGACCTACCTTGGCCAAGAAGTAGACTTCAGAGGTCCTGCCCAGTCTCAGGACGCAGGCATATCTATCATTCATCAAGAATTAAATCTTCTTCCTGAACTATCCATTGCTGAAAATATTTTTCTCGGCAGAGAACAAACAGGAATGTTTGGAAAAATCCGTTGGGATCAAATGTACCATGAAGCTGACGCCCTGCTGCGTCGCCTCAGTGTCACCCGTTCATCCAAAACCCGCCTCGGAGATCTGGGCATAGGCGAACAGCAAATGGTAGAAATTGCCAAAGCGTTGTCGTTTGAAGCTCGCGTCATCATTATGGATGAGCCGACTGATGCCCTCACCGACACGGAAACACAGGCACTATTCTCTGTCATCAATGAATTACGCGATGCTAAATATGGTGTTGTATACATCTCCCACCGTCTGAAAGAAATTTTTACCATCTGTGACGATGTAACCATCCTTCGCGACGGAAAATTTATTGCGGAAATGCCAGTATCAGACATTAACGAAGACACGCTGATTGAATTGATGGTAGGACGCAAGCTTGAAGAACTATACCCACGAATAGCCGTAGCCAAAGGTGATGTCAGCCTGCGAACCGAAAAACTTTCCGCCCACGGCGTTAATGAAGTCAGTCTTGAAATATGCGAAGGAGAAATCGTAGGCATTGCCGGACTGATGGGAGCTGGTCGCACAGAGCTTATGAAAGCCATCTTCGGCGCGAATCCTATTACAGGCGGGTCAATTTTCATCAGTGGCAAAAAAGTAGACATCTACAGCCCCAAGGATGCTCTTGAGGCCGGGATAGCCCTTATCAGTGAAGACCGCAAAGCGGATGGTCTCATCCTCGACCTCTCTGTCAAAGAAAACATGACGTTGTCCGCCCTCAGACACTTCAGCAATGCTATTGGATACATCAATAGCACTACTGAACGCGAAGCTGTGAGCGAATACATAGACACGTTCAACATTAAAACTCCGAGCCGGCGACAGCCTATCGGCAACCTTTCAGGAGGTAACCAACAAAAAGTTGCTATTGCCAAGGGGCTCATGACCCACCCGAAAATTCTTATCCTCGACGAACCCACCCGCGGGGTTGATGTCGGAGCCAAAAAAGAAATTTACCAACTCATCAACACCTTCAAAAAAGAAGGCATGAGCATCATTCTTGTTTCTTCCGACATGCCGGAAATCCTCGGCATGAGCGACCGTATTGTTGTGATGCACGAAGGCCACATCAGTGGAGAATTTACCGCTGCCGAGGCTAATCAGGAAAATATTATGGCCTGCGCTGTAGGCAAGAAGCGTTAG
- a CDS encoding DUF4390 domain-containing protein, whose translation MTRVSNFTRTLLFSTMTFCLLCATLPAPAHATSQEMRLTSFRLSETDGALMLTFGVGVTQLDQLRVLLNEGVLVELNCQVDLSRPRSYWFRKNLAETNITSQLYYDTLTKEYFLTLPDNKAPHRNKSLRKLLEGAWKSISLPVGSTTLMTSGNEYRVTLSVEMVNTDVPEWLSKSFFFWSWDPAPPIQYSTDFTY comes from the coding sequence ATGACCCGAGTATCAAATTTTACACGCACGCTCCTGTTCTCCACAATGACTTTCTGTCTGCTCTGCGCGACACTGCCCGCCCCTGCTCATGCGACCTCACAGGAAATGCGGCTTACTTCGTTCCGCCTTTCTGAAACTGACGGCGCTCTGATGCTCACTTTTGGCGTAGGTGTTACCCAGCTTGACCAGCTACGCGTGCTGCTTAATGAAGGCGTACTGGTAGAACTCAACTGCCAAGTCGACTTATCCAGACCGCGCTCCTACTGGTTCAGAAAAAATTTAGCTGAGACCAATATTACAAGCCAACTATACTATGACACACTAACAAAAGAGTATTTTCTCACCTTACCGGACAATAAGGCACCGCACAGAAACAAAAGTCTGCGCAAGTTGCTTGAAGGGGCTTGGAAATCTATTTCTCTTCCGGTGGGAAGCACGACCTTGATGACTTCCGGTAACGAATACAGAGTCACATTGAGCGTTGAGATGGTTAACACTGACGTTCCAGAATGGCTCAGCAAGTCATTCTTTTTCTGGTCATGGGACCCTGCTCCACCAATACAATACTCAACGGACTTTACGTACTGA
- the rbsC gene encoding ribose ABC transporter permease — protein MTIQKKTFSAWLIDQKTLIALIIMIVVVSFLNPHFFTTGNILNILRQTAVNAIIAVGMTMVILTAGIDLSVGSILAFCGAIGASLVASEFPVFVAIVLALVAGAITGGITGIIIAKGKVQAFIATLVAMTLVRGLTLVYTDGRPISTGFTDVADSFAIIGTGYMFGIPVPVWIMAFTFLGAWYVLNHTRLGRYIYALGGNEAATRLSGINVDRIKVYVYAISGTLSALAGLIVTSRLSSAQPTAGLGYELDAIAAVVLGGTSLMGGKGTIIGTLLGALIIGFLNNALNLLDVSSYYQMIAKALVILLAVLIDTKSK, from the coding sequence ATGACTATCCAGAAAAAAACATTCTCTGCATGGCTTATTGATCAGAAGACACTCATCGCACTCATTATTATGATTGTAGTTGTATCGTTTCTGAACCCTCACTTTTTCACTACAGGAAACATCCTAAATATTCTCAGGCAGACAGCTGTTAACGCCATCATCGCCGTAGGTATGACAATGGTTATCCTCACGGCAGGCATCGACCTTTCTGTCGGCTCCATCCTTGCATTCTGTGGTGCAATCGGTGCTTCACTCGTTGCCAGTGAATTTCCTGTTTTTGTGGCCATTGTGTTGGCACTCGTTGCCGGAGCCATTACTGGCGGTATTACCGGTATCATCATCGCCAAAGGCAAGGTTCAGGCATTTATTGCCACTCTTGTTGCCATGACCCTCGTACGCGGACTTACGCTCGTGTACACAGACGGTCGTCCAATATCCACCGGATTTACCGATGTCGCAGATAGTTTTGCAATTATCGGAACAGGCTACATGTTCGGTATCCCAGTTCCGGTCTGGATCATGGCGTTCACCTTCCTTGGCGCATGGTACGTTTTAAACCATACACGCCTTGGACGTTACATCTATGCATTAGGCGGCAACGAAGCAGCCACACGCCTTTCCGGCATCAACGTCGATCGAATAAAAGTTTATGTCTACGCTATATCCGGCACATTATCCGCACTGGCAGGGTTGATAGTCACTTCTCGTCTTTCTTCTGCACAACCGACCGCAGGACTTGGATACGAGCTGGATGCCATTGCAGCCGTTGTGCTCGGCGGCACAAGCCTTATGGGCGGCAAAGGCACCATCATAGGCACCTTACTAGGTGCGCTCATCATCGGATTCCTTAACAATGCTCTGAACTTGCTTGATGTTTCATCGTACTACCAGATGATTGCCAAAGCACTGGTTATCCTTCTGGCCGTCCTCATTGACACAAAAAGCAAATAA
- the rbsB gene encoding ribose ABC transporter substrate-binding protein RbsB, translated as MKRLLGLTATLALTLALCIPAQAKDTVALVVSTLNNPFFVSLKDGAVKKANEMGLELIVLDSQNDPSKELANVEDLTVRGVKVILINPTDSNAVSNAIRMINNANIPVITLDRGATRGKVASHIASDNKAGGKMAGDYMASLLGKGAKVIQLEGIAGTSAARDRGAGFAEAVKANDFKLLASQPADFDRTKGLNVMENLLAAQPEVQGVFAQNDEMALGAVQAIKAAGKKVIIVGFDGTKDGVEAVKRGDMAGTIAQQPALIGSLGVETAGKILKGEKVDENIPVPLKVIK; from the coding sequence ATGAAAAGACTTTTAGGTTTAACTGCTACATTGGCACTTACGCTTGCTCTTTGCATTCCTGCGCAGGCCAAAGACACCGTTGCACTGGTCGTTTCTACACTGAACAACCCCTTCTTTGTCTCCCTGAAAGACGGGGCTGTTAAAAAAGCAAACGAGATGGGCTTAGAACTCATCGTTCTGGATTCTCAAAACGATCCGAGCAAGGAACTTGCAAACGTGGAAGACCTCACCGTACGCGGGGTAAAAGTTATCCTCATCAACCCTACAGATTCTAACGCTGTTTCCAATGCAATCCGCATGATCAACAACGCTAACATCCCTGTTATTACTCTTGACCGTGGTGCAACACGCGGAAAAGTGGCAAGCCACATCGCTTCCGACAACAAAGCAGGCGGCAAAATGGCAGGTGATTACATGGCATCACTGCTCGGTAAAGGTGCCAAGGTAATCCAGCTTGAAGGCATTGCAGGCACGTCTGCTGCTCGCGACCGTGGTGCAGGTTTTGCTGAAGCTGTAAAAGCAAATGATTTCAAACTCCTTGCAAGTCAGCCAGCCGATTTTGACCGAACAAAAGGTCTTAACGTTATGGAGAACCTCCTTGCAGCACAGCCGGAAGTACAGGGGGTATTCGCACAGAACGATGAAATGGCTCTTGGAGCAGTGCAGGCCATCAAAGCAGCAGGCAAAAAAGTTATTATTGTCGGCTTTGACGGCACAAAAGACGGTGTTGAAGCTGTAAAACGCGGTGACATGGCAGGAACCATCGCCCAACAGCCTGCGCTCATCGGCTCATTGGGTGTTGAAACCGCTGGCAAGATCCTGAAAGGCGAAAAGGTTGATGAAAACATCCCTGTGCCACTTAAGGTCATCAAGTAA
- a CDS encoding sigma-54-dependent transcriptional regulator, which translates to MPQSKARILIIDDEEGIRFSLRGILEDEDYLVEEAETGELGLEAVKELSPDLVFLDIWLPGMDGMEVLTNIKQYDKSLPVIMISGHGNIETAVNAIKYGAHDFIEKPLSLEKVVIAANKALEFQNLRKENLALKSRIRTEQTVEVTGNSAPIRELREHIERVAPTDAWVLITGENGTGKEIAARSIHAHSRRADNPLVAVNCAAIPEELIESELFGHERGAFTGADQSKTGKFEMANNGTLFLDEIGDMSMKTQAKILRILQEQSFERVGGNKTIKVNVRVIAATNKKLEDEIREGNFREDLYYRLRVFPIYVPPLRERGTDVILLIENFITTLVAEHGFKPLTFDEEATKALLQYGWPGNVRELKNFVERMLIMYGGKIVTAKMLPPEFSKFVPLPSSTGEQLISNGAVDFKEARNHFEAAFLEAKLKEFDGNITRLAEAIGLERSYLYRKLRSYNIQSE; encoded by the coding sequence ATGCCTCAGTCCAAGGCTCGTATATTAATTATTGATGATGAAGAAGGAATTCGCTTTTCTCTCCGCGGAATTCTGGAAGATGAAGACTACTTGGTTGAAGAAGCTGAGACTGGGGAACTGGGGCTTGAAGCTGTCAAAGAATTATCGCCTGATCTTGTTTTTCTGGACATTTGGCTTCCAGGCATGGACGGCATGGAAGTGCTGACCAATATCAAGCAATATGACAAGTCACTGCCAGTCATCATGATCTCTGGGCATGGGAATATTGAAACAGCGGTTAACGCTATCAAATACGGTGCACACGACTTTATTGAAAAACCTCTTTCACTTGAAAAAGTTGTCATCGCAGCCAACAAGGCTCTTGAATTCCAGAACCTGCGCAAAGAAAACCTTGCCCTCAAGTCACGCATCCGTACCGAGCAAACTGTAGAAGTAACAGGTAATTCTGCACCAATACGTGAACTTCGTGAACACATTGAGCGAGTAGCTCCTACAGACGCATGGGTACTCATCACCGGAGAAAACGGAACAGGCAAAGAAATTGCTGCCCGTTCCATCCACGCACACTCACGCAGGGCCGATAATCCTCTCGTGGCAGTGAACTGTGCCGCTATCCCAGAAGAACTCATCGAATCAGAACTCTTTGGACACGAACGAGGTGCGTTCACCGGTGCCGACCAGTCCAAGACCGGTAAATTCGAAATGGCGAACAACGGCACCCTGTTCCTCGACGAAATCGGTGACATGAGTATGAAAACACAGGCAAAAATCCTGCGTATTCTTCAAGAGCAATCCTTCGAACGTGTCGGCGGAAACAAAACCATTAAAGTAAACGTGCGCGTTATCGCTGCAACAAACAAAAAGCTTGAGGATGAAATCCGTGAAGGCAATTTTCGCGAAGACCTTTACTATCGCCTTCGCGTCTTCCCAATCTACGTTCCGCCACTCAGAGAACGTGGTACAGACGTCATTTTGCTTATCGAAAACTTTATTACCACGCTTGTTGCAGAGCACGGGTTCAAACCACTTACCTTTGACGAAGAAGCAACCAAAGCCCTGCTCCAATACGGCTGGCCGGGCAACGTACGCGAGCTAAAAAACTTTGTGGAACGCATGCTCATTATGTACGGCGGAAAAATAGTAACAGCAAAGATGCTACCGCCAGAATTCTCAAAGTTCGTACCACTACCGTCCTCCACAGGCGAACAGCTTATCTCAAACGGCGCTGTAGACTTTAAAGAAGCACGCAACCACTTTGAGGCAGCGTTCCTTGAAGCAAAGTTAAAGGAGTTTGATGGTAACATCACACGCCTTGCAGAAGCTATAGGGCTTGAGCGCAGCTATCTTTATCGCAAGCTTCGGTCATACAATATTCAATCAGAATAA
- the rbsK gene encoding ribokinase codes for MTNKKLVVLGSVNADHILQVDSFPRPGETVTGHGYRVVAGGKGANQAVAAGRLGADIALIACVGNDDFGRNIIKTLSADGILTTGVITVPDTPTGIAIIYVDGKGENSIGISAEANAHLLPEVVEPHLTLLDHADALLMQLESPIITVELMARLAHHAGKTVVLNPAPARPLPDSLLANVTMITPNETETEILTGVTVKTEEEARKAAAVFHAKGVEKVIITLGSKGAFISDELGMRTIAGFSVSPVDTTAAGDVFNGALITALLEGKTMDDAVRFAHGAAAISVTRLGAQTSIPTRNEVDTFIEKEYCST; via the coding sequence ATGACGAATAAAAAACTTGTTGTCCTTGGCAGCGTTAACGCTGACCATATTTTGCAGGTCGACTCATTCCCACGCCCGGGAGAAACAGTTACAGGACACGGGTATCGTGTTGTGGCTGGCGGAAAAGGTGCAAATCAGGCAGTTGCAGCCGGACGGCTTGGTGCAGACATTGCTCTCATTGCCTGCGTGGGGAATGATGATTTTGGCCGGAACATAATTAAAACGCTTTCTGCCGATGGCATTCTGACCACCGGCGTTATCACAGTACCAGATACGCCTACCGGAATTGCCATTATCTATGTGGATGGTAAGGGGGAGAACTCTATAGGTATTTCTGCTGAAGCGAATGCCCATCTATTACCAGAAGTTGTGGAGCCACATCTCACACTGCTGGATCATGCTGATGCACTACTTATGCAGTTAGAATCCCCCATTATCACAGTAGAACTTATGGCAAGGCTAGCCCACCATGCTGGAAAGACAGTGGTACTTAACCCCGCTCCAGCCCGCCCACTTCCTGATTCATTATTGGCGAATGTAACTATGATTACGCCAAACGAAACTGAAACTGAGATTCTGACAGGCGTTACAGTTAAAACCGAAGAAGAAGCACGCAAGGCAGCTGCTGTATTTCATGCAAAGGGTGTTGAGAAGGTCATTATTACACTTGGTAGCAAAGGTGCTTTTATTAGTGACGAATTAGGTATGCGGACTATTGCAGGCTTTTCTGTCTCCCCTGTTGATACAACAGCTGCGGGTGACGTATTTAACGGCGCACTTATCACAGCACTTCTTGAAGGAAAGACTATGGATGATGCTGTCCGCTTTGCACATGGTGCAGCCGCAATATCAGTTACTCGTCTCGGAGCACAAACTTCTATCCCTACACGTAATGAAGTAGATACCTTCATAGAAAAAGAATATTGTTCTACATAA
- a CDS encoding sensor histidine kinase, whose amino-acid sequence MTPNDQGTIIVNAIDAREKKRRKRELIIAAAIFLIIIALTWIELKYLGVDSYFFLALFNLNFILVLLILFIVLRNGIKLILERRRKVLGSHLRTRLVLVFMCLSLIPTALMFVISTQFVQTSVDYWFKNQVETSMETALDIGQSFYADSLNDLQHFSKNILGQIRKRQFAWGGKGMDSFLEEKRTEYNLTVVGVMTPKRTEQNWHGEKDIEKVWDETKSRINWGNLEKNPRFWSLIWPGAASDYAVGVMPVDEGKTGYLVLVRSIGKDTMFKLDRIVRGLDEYKKLRTLKRPLKITLYFILGVVTLLIILGAMWFGFRLAKELVEPILALGKATERISKGDLSVRLEDTSNDELGVLVGSFNRMAEDLEQTRNSITDANTQLEKQNLEKEQRNRYIEAVLDNTAAGVVSVDSLGQISTINKAAASMFGVSAQSLIGWNVRTLLRSRVEGELVGELVSHFQTTPESPWKREVAVNIGGRELKLLLSAIGLPAHDSNQFGFVAVIEDITELEKMQRMAAWREVARRIAHEIKNPLTPIKLSAQRLQRKYGKQIDEPAFSQCTNLIVKEVEELQNMVQEFSAFAKLPEVMLAPGKIDPLLQELVTLFKNSHSKISWNYQRINDIPIIQMDSSALKRVFMNIMSNAAEILTSKENGTVTVTLEYKQELGLVRVDVEDNGPGLTQEERSRLFEPYFSQKKGGTGLGLTIVKSIISDHRGYVRANSPEHGGTIVTVELPVV is encoded by the coding sequence ATGACCCCTAATGATCAGGGCACGATTATAGTAAACGCAATCGACGCACGCGAAAAAAAACGTCGCAAGCGCGAGCTGATAATTGCGGCTGCTATCTTTCTCATCATCATTGCCCTCACTTGGATTGAGCTTAAGTATCTTGGCGTGGACTCTTATTTTTTCCTCGCCCTGTTCAACTTAAACTTTATCCTTGTTCTGCTTATTCTTTTCATCGTGTTACGTAACGGGATTAAACTTATCCTGGAACGCCGCCGCAAGGTACTTGGCTCTCATCTACGAACACGTCTTGTCCTTGTCTTCATGTGCCTTTCTCTTATCCCTACTGCACTGATGTTTGTCATCAGCACGCAGTTTGTGCAAACATCCGTAGATTATTGGTTTAAAAACCAAGTTGAAACATCCATGGAAACAGCACTGGATATTGGACAATCATTTTACGCCGACTCTCTCAATGACCTTCAACATTTCAGCAAAAATATTCTTGGTCAGATCCGCAAACGTCAATTTGCATGGGGCGGCAAAGGCATGGACAGCTTCCTCGAAGAAAAACGCACTGAATATAATCTGACCGTTGTAGGCGTTATGACGCCGAAACGTACCGAACAGAACTGGCATGGTGAAAAGGATATTGAAAAAGTCTGGGACGAAACCAAGAGCCGCATCAACTGGGGCAACTTGGAGAAAAATCCCCGATTCTGGTCACTCATCTGGCCGGGAGCAGCTTCAGATTACGCCGTAGGGGTTATGCCTGTTGATGAAGGTAAAACCGGCTATCTTGTACTCGTCCGAAGTATCGGTAAAGATACCATGTTCAAGCTTGACCGTATTGTTCGCGGTCTGGATGAGTACAAGAAACTGCGAACCCTCAAACGTCCTCTCAAAATCACGCTCTATTTTATTCTGGGTGTAGTCACCCTGCTTATTATTCTCGGCGCGATGTGGTTCGGTTTCCGTCTGGCAAAAGAACTTGTTGAGCCAATTCTTGCACTTGGCAAAGCTACTGAACGTATTTCGAAGGGCGACCTTTCCGTACGTCTTGAAGACACATCCAACGACGAACTTGGCGTGCTTGTGGGCTCGTTCAACCGTATGGCCGAAGACTTGGAGCAAACCCGTAACAGCATTACAGATGCAAACACTCAGCTTGAAAAACAAAATCTCGAAAAAGAGCAGCGTAACCGCTACATCGAAGCAGTACTTGATAACACCGCAGCAGGTGTAGTTTCCGTTGATTCTCTTGGACAAATTTCAACCATCAACAAGGCGGCTGCAAGCATGTTCGGCGTATCTGCACAGTCGCTTATCGGATGGAATGTTCGCACACTTCTACGTTCACGTGTTGAAGGCGAACTGGTGGGCGAACTCGTAAGCCATTTCCAAACCACGCCGGAATCACCATGGAAGCGTGAGGTTGCTGTAAACATTGGTGGTCGAGAACTTAAACTGCTTCTAAGTGCAATTGGCTTGCCTGCACATGACAGCAACCAGTTCGGTTTTGTAGCAGTGATTGAAGATATTACAGAGCTTGAAAAGATGCAGCGCATGGCGGCATGGCGAGAAGTTGCACGACGCATCGCCCATGAAATCAAAAACCCGCTCACACCAATCAAGCTTTCTGCACAACGCCTGCAGCGCAAATACGGCAAGCAGATCGACGAACCGGCATTTAGCCAGTGTACCAACCTGATTGTAAAAGAAGTAGAGGAACTGCAAAACATGGTGCAGGAGTTCTCTGCCTTTGCAAAGCTACCTGAAGTTATGCTTGCACCGGGTAAAATTGACCCATTACTACAAGAGCTTGTAACGTTATTTAAAAACTCACACAGCAAGATTAGTTGGAATTACCAGAGAATAAACGATATTCCGATCATCCAGATGGACAGTTCGGCCCTTAAACGCGTGTTCATGAACATCATGTCTAACGCAGCAGAGATTCTAACTAGCAAAGAGAACGGAACAGTTACCGTCACCCTTGAGTACAAACAGGAATTAGGGCTTGTCCGAGTAGATGTGGAAGATAACGGTCCCGGCCTTACGCAGGAAGAACGTTCGCGCCTTTTTGAGCCATACTTCTCCCAAAAGAAAGGCGGAACAGGTCTTGGGCTTACCATCGTAAAATCTATTATCAGCGACCATCGAGGCTACGTACGTGCCAACAGTCCTGAACATGGTGGAACCATTGTCACAGTAGAACTTCCTGTGGTATAA
- the rbsD gene encoding D-ribose pyranase: MKKTTLINSEVSYVIAKLGHFDAITICDAGLPIPKNVQRIDLAISEGVPSFMDTLNAVSTEMEIESVELAEEFPKLSPELHGILKDFIATLAAQRGKEITVTYVPHAVYKATTEKSVAIIRTGEFTPYANITLKSGVVF; this comes from the coding sequence ATGAAAAAAACGACTCTTATCAACTCTGAGGTATCGTATGTTATCGCTAAGCTGGGGCACTTTGATGCTATCACAATCTGCGATGCCGGACTTCCTATCCCCAAAAATGTTCAGCGCATAGATCTAGCCATATCTGAGGGAGTTCCTTCTTTCATGGACACACTCAACGCTGTTTCCACAGAAATGGAAATAGAGTCTGTTGAGCTTGCAGAAGAATTCCCGAAACTCAGTCCAGAACTTCACGGTATCCTGAAAGACTTCATCGCAACATTAGCTGCACAACGCGGAAAAGAAATCACTGTTACCTACGTCCCCCACGCAGTATATAAAGCAACTACAGAAAAAAGCGTTGCCATTATCCGCACCGGCGAGTTTACTCCTTATGCTAACATCACATTAAAATCTGGTGTCGTCTTTTAA
- a CDS encoding TIGR01777 family oxidoreductase, which produces MHAVLLGGSGFIGRALTSRLLENDVHVVVTSRNPERGRYLIPEGHSFHVEFAPWDGKNPEQLATHLKSADVVINLIGSNIAAGRWTDERKAEIRNSRVSAGASMCRAIDFLDEKPKVVIQSSAIGFYGSQPASPEDSPATEKSPAGQGFLASVCKDWEASTSCMDISGTRRVIIRTGLVLGHGGVLQKFLPPFRYGVGGPLGSGKQVMSWIHIQDQVDAIIHIINTPTCEGVFNLTSPSPVTMDTFCKTLGAVLGKPSWLRVPAPVLRLALGEMAEELILQGQRVLPEKLLKSGFRFSYPSLNGALSNILSR; this is translated from the coding sequence ATGCATGCTGTACTTCTTGGTGGTTCGGGTTTTATAGGCAGAGCACTCACAAGCCGCCTGCTTGAAAATGATGTTCATGTGGTCGTTACTTCACGCAACCCAGAGCGTGGGCGCTATCTCATTCCGGAGGGGCACTCTTTCCATGTTGAGTTTGCACCATGGGACGGTAAAAACCCTGAACAACTGGCAACGCATTTAAAATCTGCCGATGTGGTTATTAACCTGATCGGATCGAACATTGCCGCTGGACGATGGACAGACGAACGTAAAGCAGAAATACGTAACTCTCGAGTTTCTGCTGGCGCTTCCATGTGCCGTGCCATAGATTTTCTCGATGAAAAGCCAAAGGTTGTTATCCAGAGCTCTGCAATAGGATTTTACGGCTCACAACCTGCATCCCCTGAAGACAGTCCAGCAACTGAGAAAAGTCCCGCTGGACAGGGTTTTCTGGCTTCTGTCTGCAAAGATTGGGAAGCTTCCACTTCCTGCATGGACATTTCCGGCACAAGAAGAGTGATTATCCGTACCGGTCTCGTGCTCGGCCACGGTGGCGTTCTTCAAAAATTCCTACCACCATTCCGCTACGGCGTAGGTGGCCCGCTCGGTAGCGGCAAGCAGGTCATGTCATGGATTCATATCCAGGATCAGGTAGATGCAATAATTCATATTATAAACACACCAACCTGCGAAGGTGTATTCAATCTTACGTCGCCGTCCCCAGTGACTATGGATACATTCTGTAAAACTTTGGGCGCAGTACTCGGTAAACCATCATGGTTACGAGTTCCAGCTCCTGTTTTACGTTTAGCACTTGGGGAAATGGCTGAAGAACTTATCCTGCAAGGACAACGCGTCTTACCGGAGAAACTACTTAAATCTGGATTCCGCTTTTCGTACCCGTCTCTGAATGGCGCACTTTCAAACATCCTTAGTCGCTAG